The following coding sequences lie in one Paenibacillus durus ATCC 35681 genomic window:
- a CDS encoding LacI family DNA-binding transcriptional regulator, translating to MKLKTTIRDVAEYASVSTATVSYVLNDVNKVSQQTKEKVLEAIKHLDYHPDFTAISLSKRKSNMIGVMIPFVNHSLPPIFKQDHYYTEIISGMEYISSAQNYDLLISGVRDSEDCKSWVAKRNLDGLIISGPLPDSLIKELNTFNIPIVLIDNYGDFEKNYQIMIDDELGGYLGTKHLLNNGHTHISFVRINLPSTDLIDQQRYRGFKRALNEAHISINPDLVFDANGNSFEIGYKIGMKILDLKEKTTAIFASSDILAVGIIQAFRENGKEVPKDYSIVGFDDLEIIQYISPKLTTIRQDVFNKGVVLVQTIIDAIEQNGSHPVKLTLPIELIVRESTRSI from the coding sequence ATGAAACTAAAAACGACGATTCGTGATGTAGCCGAGTACGCGAGTGTCTCTACGGCAACTGTGTCGTACGTACTCAATGATGTAAACAAAGTTTCCCAACAGACGAAAGAAAAAGTACTAGAAGCCATTAAACATCTAGATTACCATCCTGATTTTACAGCCATCAGTTTATCAAAAAGAAAATCAAATATGATTGGTGTTATGATTCCCTTTGTCAATCATTCACTTCCTCCTATTTTTAAACAGGACCATTACTACACAGAAATAATTAGCGGGATGGAGTATATCTCCAGTGCTCAAAACTACGACCTGCTTATTTCAGGGGTAAGAGACTCCGAGGATTGCAAAAGTTGGGTGGCTAAGCGAAATTTAGACGGGCTTATTATTTCGGGACCTTTGCCTGATTCATTGATAAAAGAGTTGAATACCTTTAATATACCAATTGTTTTAATCGATAATTATGGGGATTTCGAAAAAAATTATCAAATCATGATCGATGATGAGCTTGGCGGCTATCTTGGAACAAAGCATTTACTTAACAACGGACATACTCACATTAGCTTTGTAAGGATTAATTTACCATCAACCGATCTAATCGATCAACAACGCTACCGTGGATTCAAAAGGGCATTAAACGAGGCTCATATTTCGATCAATCCGGATTTAGTATTTGATGCTAATGGTAATTCTTTTGAAATTGGGTATAAAATCGGAATGAAAATTCTCGACCTCAAAGAAAAAACAACAGCCATTTTTGCGTCTTCCGACATTCTGGCTGTTGGGATTATACAAGCATTTCGAGAAAATGGAAAAGAAGTTCCTAAAGATTATTCTATCGTTGGATTTGACGATCTTGAGATTATCCAGTATATTTCACCAAAGTTAACTACAATTAGACAAGATGTATTCAACAAAGGAGTCGTTTTAGTTCAAACGATTATTGATGCAATTGAACAAAATGGATCTCATCCTGTAAAGCTTACTCTTCCTA